The region AGTTGCTAACCGATGAACGATACAAAGTGGCGCCGACTGCTAAGAGCACTTGCCCCAATTTCGCTTCCTGTGTCCTATTGGACGTTTGTGAATGAAGACGTTGAGTATCTTCGTCCGACACCGCAGCCCGATGAGATTGTTAACGGAGTCGCTGTGGGCGATACGAGTATCGTTGGCCCCTTTTACTTTCGGGATGTGAAATCAGTTCGATGGCCGAAGAGATACGAGATAGCTTATGGTCCACATGAACCCCCGAGAGCATTTACTCAGCCGGTAGAACAACTGATTGTTGCGATCAATGCTGCCGGACAATTTGACATCTGTGAAACCGAGGGCGATCTAGTCCTTTATGCCTACAGATGAATCAAGCGATTCGCCAATGTTGTGCAACCGTGAAAACCCATCCTCGACTTGCATGTGTGTCAACGGAGCCAATTTAATTTGGATTTCGCGTCGTAGAGACCAGGATCGTCTGTGTCAAAGCGTGGCATTTGCTTTTCAAGCTCCTGCGCAAGAGGGCTTTCGGAACGGCCTGAATCGAAATCAACCGCGCAAAAGATTATGATCTACTAGGTCATCTGATGCGTCACGACTGTAGATAACGGTTAAGGTCGAGTCTAATATGTCCATTGAAGACAATAGTGGCGAAATCGCAATCAAACTGAGTTCGATGTCGTTCTGTCTGGAAGCTACAGTCACAGTGCTTCTCAAAGTCGGATTGCGAAGGCGGCAGGCTATCTAAAGGGCGAGAGATATCCAACATCGACGATTTTCATCGTCAGAAATTCGTCTTCGGAACGACTCTTGCGTGTTGGTTTATTACGAAGGTTAGTGGTTGAATGCAGCAAAATCGGAACGCACTGACATTGGTAGAGTTGATTGTTGTGATTGGGATTGTCGTTGGTGTGCTGGCACTCGCGTTTCCGGCGATTCAGTATTCGCGCGAAGCGATGCGGAGAAGCCAGTGCCAGAACGGCCTCAAGCAGATTGGCTTGGCGATTCAGAACTATCATTCGATCGGAAAGCAAGTCCCGGATCTCTACAACTATTCACCTTTCCCTATCCAAGAGTTCCATAGTCATTCTTGGCGAACTGCAATTTTGCCTCACCTGGAACGCGGCAACCTATTGCAGACGTTGAATCTGAAACTGGCTTCAACAAGTCCGGAGAATCAAGACGCGATCAATGTCCGTGTTCCGTTGTTTGAATGCCCGTCGACTAGCACACCCAATGAAATCGTTCCCGATCTCAATTTATGGCGAGATGCGAATGGTGTGTTCAGCCAGCCAACAGGTACTGCAGCTCGAACTGACTATGCCGCGATCGTCGGAATGAACACCGAGTCGGGGAATTGGTTGGAGGCTGATTTTGGCGGTTGGGGTGAACCAAAGATTTCGAGCAACGGGCAGATGAGATATTCCAAGCGACGATTTTCCGATATTACCGACGGTTTGTCGAACACTTTACTGGTCGGTGAACGAGCGGGCCGCCCTGATCGTCATGGTGCTGGGAAGCCCGCAATTCCGTTTTCGGTTGCCAACCACTTGTGGGATCATCATCAGGCAGCATGGGCGGTGTCGACGTTGGGACAGCATCTTGTTCTAGCAGCAGACTATGCCGTCAATCAAAACAATGGACACGGCTTATTTTCGTTTCATGCCAATGGCGTGAACATTCTGCTCGCCGACGGGGCGGTCAAGCACCTAAGCAGTTCCACGGATATGCAAACACTCCGTTCACTGATTTCTAGAGCTGGGCATGACTGATGCCGATCCCGAGTGCGATGAACTGGCGGTAGGCTAAACGTGGGAAACGATCCAATAGGTGTGGTCGACGTTGGTCGCGTCAAAATGCATTTCCGTTCCCTTCGGGGAATGACGAATGCGTAGAATTGGTTGTCAGAGCGTCTAGATTACGCTGACTATCGCTATCCTCATTGCAGAATCGGATGTTTGAATTCGAAGGATCAAGGGCAGAGTTCCTGAAGCTGCTTGCGGAGTTTGGGGAGACTCCTGCGTTCGTGACATGTGCTCGCGCAGTTAACGCGGCATTCGATTGTTTCGTGAGGCAATGTCAAACGCATCGCGATGAAGCACTGGTCTGCTCCGTCGGCATTTTGGGCCCCGTCGGCATTTTGAAATGATGCGAAAGCGGTGCGGTGGAAATTGGGAGCGGTTTTCCGAGTACGTGGTTGAGACCAATTGGCCATCCATCTTTGCGAATCTTGATTTGCAGTTGCCATCGATAGAGTTCAGCCAGCCATCGTGGTTCTTGTCGGATCGATCCGCTTTGC is a window of Stieleria sp. JC731 DNA encoding:
- a CDS encoding DUF1559 domain-containing protein, which gives rise to MQQNRNALTLVELIVVIGIVVGVLALAFPAIQYSREAMRRSQCQNGLKQIGLAIQNYHSIGKQVPDLYNYSPFPIQEFHSHSWRTAILPHLERGNLLQTLNLKLASTSPENQDAINVRVPLFECPSTSTPNEIVPDLNLWRDANGVFSQPTGTAARTDYAAIVGMNTESGNWLEADFGGWGEPKISSNGQMRYSKRRFSDITDGLSNTLLVGERAGRPDRHGAGKPAIPFSVANHLWDHHQAAWAVSTLGQHLVLAADYAVNQNNGHGLFSFHANGVNILLADGAVKHLSSSTDMQTLRSLISRAGHD